One window of Papaver somniferum cultivar HN1 chromosome 9, ASM357369v1, whole genome shotgun sequence genomic DNA carries:
- the LOC113308117 gene encoding uncharacterized protein LOC113308117, which translates to MNHPRQRGGKSNRGRPGGSPNTQWVPCNKKVDTSSTSRDNSSCTDGSPENVGRKVSEDSTGNEQLSNSERHQHIGELTANSVPEVHQDRFSMVDPSARKGQGSCSNSWVSVKGSAGNERPSSAQRHQSPKIPSSLLSGGSSLPIDVSPLSVRVSEADNLCNTGNHQNVPAKPENKLPGVKLDICKVKSAGTVILKPSVYAKNREIRKASLQKSSEILRPGMVLLKNHINHADQMKIIKVCRDLGLGAGGFYKPCFENGGKMNLQMMCLGMNWDPERKVYDYRRSVDDAIPPGIPDEFKQIVKRAVTESHALIKEKHKKCNPEDVIPSMQPDMCIINFYSKTGTLGLHQDKDETKESLDKGLPVVSISIGDSAEFLYGEHGDVEGANKVILESGDVLIFGGKSRHIFHGVKSILPDTAPKALVAEANLRPGRLNLTFRKY; encoded by the exons ATGAATCATCCCAGACAAAGAGGCGGAAAAAGTAATAGAGGAAGGCCTGGAGGCTCGCCAAATACACAATGGGTACCATGCAAT AAAAAGGTTGATACATCATCTACTAGCAGGGATAATTCCTCCTGTACTGATGGAAGTCCAGAAAATGTAGGGCGGAAAGTTTCTGAAGATTCAACTGGAAATGAGCAATTATCAAATTCTGAAAGACATCAGCATATTGGAGAATTGACTGCCAATTCGGTACCTGAAGTGCACCAG GATCGATTTTCAATGGTTGATCCTTCTGCAAGAAAGGGCCAAGGCTCGTGTAGCAATAGTTGGGTTTCAGTTAAAGGCTCAGCTGGAAATGAGCGACCATCAAGCGCTCAAAGACATCAAAGTCCAAAGATTCCTTCGTCTTTGCTCTCGGGCGGTTCTTCCTTACCTATCGACGTTTCGCCACTTTCTGTTCGTGTTAGTGAGGCAGACAACCTTTGCAATACTGGAAATCATCAAAATGTCCCtgcaaaaccagaaaataaactACCTGGAGTTAAATTGGATATCTGCAAGGTCAAAAGTGCAGGGACAGTGATACTGAAACCTTCTGTATATGCTAAAAACAGAGAAATACGAAAAGCTTCTTTGCAGAAGAGTTCTGAGATATTGAGGCCTGGAATGGTTCTTTTGAAGAATCATATTAATCATGCAGATCAG ATGAAAATCATTAAGGTCTGCCGAGACCTTGGCTTGGGTGCTGGGGGATTTTATAAACCTTGTTTCGAAAATGGAGGCAAGATGAATCTGCAGATGATGTGCCTTGGCATGAACTGGGACCCTGAGAGAAAAGTATATGATTATCGACGATCAGTGGATGATGCAATACCCCCTGGTATTCCAGATGAGTTCAAACAGATCGTCAAAAGGGCTGTCACAGAGTCTCATGCTCTtataaaagaaaaacacaaaaaatgCAATCCAGAAGACGTGATTCCTTCGATGCAACCAGATATGTGCATCATCAATTTCTACTCCAAAACTGGCACACTTGGTCTCCATCAG GACAAAGATGAGACCAAAGAAAGCCTTGATAAAGGTTTGCCTGTTGTGTCCATCTCAATTGGTGATTCAGCAGAATTCCTGTATGGAGAGCATGGAGATGTTGAAGGAGCAAATAAGGTAATCTTGGAATCAGGGGATGTACTGATATTTGGTGGTAAATCCAGGCATATATTTCATGGTGTAAAGTCAATTCTTCCAGATACAgcaccaaaagctttggttgcTGAAGCCAATCTCCGTCCAGGACGACTCAATCTAACCTTCAGAAAGTACTGA